The following proteins are co-located in the Hydractinia symbiolongicarpus strain clone_291-10 chromosome 7, HSymV2.1, whole genome shotgun sequence genome:
- the LOC130649170 gene encoding uncharacterized protein LOC130649170 → MDTHFFSKSKQHVGVNNNCYMVDICYCNDSDSGNGHSSGADTVKTPTTSERETEPTTANAILQINDPNQAQSITNEEEIAFKIEIQRRKQLTISYEVLMWFVFTVVTILCIVDRFVYTGDCVLKRKGKTVSRLWGDNFGQTLTNVVWGVTARLITTSQNLMFYTTLWCLPNMMTEIAPRFLKITRIRDIHIKAHRIAGIFLIGIPSLAHVLVIFLPPLIDRTELTYSPPSHFNFSNQLGHLNWTKWWDPAAVENWSFNDKSGVHLTSDEIYRLLLMIILFCFLFPLSRSSYLNDRSYSFAIALHAFAGVWYAIDNIRKITHGLAHVINLPFFIFWCIDRLLSIVLYRRSNCTISAKQVTSDGKYIVVYMKSDVYNKRTVGDVYYLSLASKRRQLLSLERAHPYTSFNNHSKDKSWDIGFVIRVMDDHTQWFSSWTRRLFNVDESNSLQLITAWGPYRASCFHLYQQLKQNRKKCYTLFASGSGLGYLLDVLSFLAYKSSKRDAAERPHLDMYYTVSCAQFTDYFHEKVENLIKEVVFVQTATVSFHWSITAEKKGNFPKVDRTDSAVTFTRDRINFEKIISRLSRSTAVYFVGRPSLAEHVDRICEKHNITLVKHYTNSQRGMSDKLQMTFYLKRLLLVLSVTVGVSIALSIYIDARKIKNMLLSHV, encoded by the exons ATGGACACGCACTTCTTTTCAAAAAGCAAACAGCATGTCGGTGTCAACAATAACTGTTATATGGTGGATATCTGCTACTGCAACGATAGTGATAGCGGAAATGGACATTCTTCTGGTGCTGACACTGTAAAAACTCCAACAACTTCAGAGAGAGAAACAGAACCAACTACTGCAAACGCGATACTGCAGATTAATGATCCAAATCAAGCACAGTCAATTACTAATGAAGAAGAAATtgcatttaaaattgaaattcaaagaAGGAAACAGTTGACCATATCTTATGAAGTATTGATGTGGTTTGTATTCACTGTGGTCACCATTCTGTGCATTGTGGACCGTTTTGTCTATACTGGCGACTGTGTGCTAAAAAGAAAAG GTAAAACTGTATCTCGATTGTGGGGAGATAATTTTGGACAAACGCTGACTAACGTTGTATGGGGAGTCACGGCAAGACTTATCACAACATCacaaaatttaatgttttacACAACGTTATGGTGTCTTCCGAATATGATGACTGAAATTGCACCAAGATTCCTCAAAATCACGAGAATAAGGGACATTCACATTAAAGCACATCGTATTGCTGGAATTTTTCTAATTGGCATTCCTTCACTTGCTCATGTGCTGGTTATATTTCTTCCTCCGTTAATTGATCGAACAGAACTGACCTACAGCCCACCATCTCACTTTAATTTTAGCAATCAGTTGGGACATCTGAATTGGACCAAGTGGTGGGATCCGGCCGCTGTTGAGAATTGGTCTTTTAATGATAAATCAGGTGTACATTTGACATCAGATGAGATATACAGATTACTTCTAATGATCATCCTGTTCTGTTTCCTGTTTCCTCTAAGCAGAAGCAGCTACTTAAACGACAGATCGTACTCCTTTGCTATCGCTCTTCACGCATTTGCCGGTGTCTGGTATGCCATTGATAACATAAGAAAAATTACACACGGACTTGCACATGTCATTAATCTACCATTTTTCATATTCTGGTGCATTGATCGTCTCCTTAGTATTGTCCTTTACCGAAGAAGTAATTGCACAATCTCTGCTAAACAAGTAACAAGTGATGGAAAGTACATTGTAGTCTATATGAAGTCAGATGTTTACAACAAGAGAACTGTTGGAGATGTTTACTACCTATCCTTGGCAAGCAAAAGGAGACAGTTGCTATCTTTGGAACGTGCGCATCCTTATACGTCATTTAACAACCATTCCAAGGATAAATCATGGGATATTGGTTTTGTTATTAGAGTTATGGATGATCACACGCAATGGTTTTCGAGTTGGACAAGACGATTGTTCAATGTTGATGAATCaaata GTTTACAACTAATCACAGCATGGGGACCATATCGTGCGTCGTGCTTCCATCTTTATCAACAACTTAAGCAGAACAGAAAGAAATGCTACACCTTATTTGCTTCTGGCTCCGGCCTGGGATATCTCTTGGATGTCTTAAGTTTTCTTGCCTACAAATCGTCAAAACGAGATGCAGCAGAGAGGCCTCACCTTGATATGTATTATACAGTTAGTTGTGCACAATTTACGGACTACTTTCATGAGAAGGTTGAAAATCTCATCAAAGAGGTGGTCTTCGTACAAACAGCAACTGTTTCCTTCCACTGGAGTATTACTGCAGAAAAGAAGGGAAATTTCCCAAAAGTTGATCGGACTGATTCAGCGGTAACATTTACAAGAG ATCGAATAAACTTCGAAAAAATCATTTCGCGTCTTTCCAGATCAACTGCTGTCTATTTTGTTGGCCGACCATCGTTGGCTGAACATGTCGACAGAATCTGTgaaaagcacaacattactttaGTGAAACATTACACAAATTCACAAAGAGGGATGTCCGATAAATTGCAAATGACGTTTTATCTAAAGAGACTTTTACTTGTTCTGTCTGTTACTGTTGGTGTGTCCATTGCATTGAGCATTTACATTGACGcaagaaaaattaagaatatgCTTCTAAGTCATGTATAA
- the LOC130649171 gene encoding zinc metalloproteinase nas-14-like, translating to MLDLIIYTPLIAADKEQLFFGDEKLTEEQIAEYEGRTVNSEIQNGLTRKSDGLRWPNNVLHYTVSPQFSATQKRIIQGAISKIESNTCIRFTEHPIGNAPVNHVEIFPGKGCWSFVGRQNNKKQQLSLQSNGCVHEYIAIHELLHALGVYHEQSRNDRDEYVTINVENIKPNLKHNFDKKKTDSLGVEYDPYSVMHYSNYAFSNNKRPTITWKRDPNLRFGGRALTQLDILQLNRFYECNNPVTSTTTTTTTTTTRRPTTVSTTTRRPTTTTTTTRRPTTTTTTRSTTTTKTTRRPTTTTTTTRRPTTTTTTTRRPMTTTTTRSTTTTKTTRRPTTTTTGPTGEVCADKSYYCGRPDACFEYPSECPRRCGQCSSPQSDQCKLFKDLEGRSSCMAHGEANGCVQSNAGLKDRIRKVCTLTCCERGELYE from the exons ATGCTTGATTTGATAATTTACACCCCTCTTATTGCTGCAGATAAGGAGCAGTTGTTTTTCGGTGACGAGAAGTTAACAGAGGAACAAATCGCCGAATACGAAGGAAGAACCGTTAACTCTGAAATTCAAAATGGTTTAACAAGAAAATCGGACGGATTAAGATGgccaaataatgttttacaTTACACAGTGTCTCCCCAATTTT CTGCTACTCAGAAACGTATTATTCAAGGTGCAATCAGTAAAATTGAATCAAACACCTGCATTAGATTTACCGAACATCCAATTGGTAATGCACCAGTAAATCATGTTGAAATATTTCCTGGGAAAGG ctGCTGGTCATTTGTTGGgcgacaaaacaataaaaaacaacagcTTTCTTTACAAAGCAACGGATGCGTTCATGAGTATATTGCCATCCACGAACTGCTCCACGCCCTCGGCGTCTACCATGAGCAATCGAGAAACGACAGAGATGAATACGTAACTATCAATGTGGAAAATATCAAGCCAA ATCTTAAACACAACtttgataagaaaaagactGACAGCTTGGGTGTTGAGTATGATCCTTATTCTGTCATGCACTATTCCAA ttatgcGTTTAGTAATAATAAACGACCAACAATAACTTGGAAGAGAGACCCAAACTTAAGATTTGGAGGAAGAGCTCTTACCCAGTTAGATATTCTGCAGCTGAATCGATTTTATGAGTGCAACAATCCAGTGACGTCTACTACAACGACGACAACTACAACTACAACTAGACGACCAACGACAGTTTCAACGACAACTAGACGACCAACGACAACTACAACGACAACAAGACGaccaacgacaacgacaactacaCGATCAACGACAACTACAAAGACAACTCGACGACcaacgacaactacaacaacaactAGACGACCAACGACAACTACAACGACAACTCGACGACCAATGACAACGACAACTACACGATCAACGACAACTACAAAGACAACTAGACGACCAACGACCACAACCACAGGACCTACTGGTGAAG TGTGTGCGGACAAATCATATTATTGCGGACGTCCTGATGCGTGCTTTGAGTACCCCTCTGAATGTCCGAGACGATGTGGACAATGCAGTAGCCCTCAATCCGACCAATGTAAGCTGTTTAAAGACTTAGAAGGAAGAAGCAGCTGCATGGCACATGGGGAGGCAAACGGATGTGTCCAGTCAAACGCTGGCTTGAAGGATAGGATAAGAAAAGTATGTACACTCACATGCTGCGAACGAGGGGAGCTATATGAGTAA
- the LOC130649172 gene encoding uncharacterized protein LOC130649172, giving the protein MVVIKMDEIIDLHAKQCNIESVPLEIQDNYKTVTTPVSPSHNVCFHAVLKIFVVTCISIFSCGTVFINDCREEVGISIYLIVVGIVIMAIVPNLADGLANKSFLQLNIWNIAFALLMAMSWIKLAFSLPPFIDIHVVMEDWMCRYNSFIAHIEFIVWFFNIILFNICYFYFLCNLNDVPSRNEKKL; this is encoded by the exons ATGGTAGTAATCAAAATGGATGAAATTATCGATCTGCATGCAAAGCAATGTAATATAGAA agTGTGCCACTCGAAATTCAGGATAACTACAAAACAG TAACCACGCCAGTCTCACCATCACACAATGTGTGTTTCCATGCAGTATTGAAGATCTTCGTGGTTACATGCATTAGTATATTCTCTTGTG GAACAGTATTTATAAATGATTGTCGCGAAGAAGTTGGGATATCAATATATCTTATTGTGGTTGGCATCGTTATCATGGCAATTGTACCAAACCTTGCAGACGGGTTAGCGAACAAAAGCTTCTTGCAGCTAAACATATGGAATATTGCTTTTGCTTTGTTGATGGCTATGTCATGGATAAAACTTGCTTTTTCACTTCCTCCATTTATTGATATTCATGTGGTTATGGAGGATTGGATGTGTCGTTACAACAGCTTTATTGCCCACATTGAATTTATTGTTtggttttttaatattattttatttaatatttgttatttttactttctttgcaaCTTAAATGATGTCCCATCTAggaacgaaaaaaaattataa
- the LOC130649173 gene encoding lens fiber membrane intrinsic protein-like, with protein sequence MGVGKILLIVGSIGAFIFLAACTGGNYWIVSKLNSDFGQGLWKICAITCVSFDDFIDTYGGKLQDWFKAVRAFAILSCLAAIGGVLMSILGLVTDKVKGLFASLFLFAAAGCMALALIIYSSKQNMNTNVKYGWSYILGWIGALGALASGIIGFMAEKF encoded by the coding sequence ATGGGCGTAGGTAAAATACTGCTGATCGTTGGTAGCATTGGTGCATTCATCTTTCTTGCAGCATGCACAGGCGGAAATTACTGGATTGTGAGTAAACTTAATAGTGATTTCGGACAAGGATTATGGAAAATATGTGCCATCACTTGTGTTTCGTTTGATGATTTTATTGACACATATGGTGGAAAACTTCAAGATTGGTTTAAAGCTGTTCGCGCGTTCGCCATTTTATCATGTTTAGCTGCTATTGGCGGTGTATTAATGTCGATCTTAGGATTAGTTACGGATAAAGTTAAAGGATTGTTCGCCTCTCTTTTCTTATTCGCTGCTGCAGGCTGCATGGCACTTGCTTTGATAATTTATAGCAGTAAACAAAATATGAATACAAATGTTAAATACGGATGGAGCTACATCTTGGGATGGATTGGTGCTCTTGGAGCATTAGCATCCGGTATTATTGGATTCATGGCAGAAAAATTTTAA